From Zingiber officinale cultivar Zhangliang chromosome 5B, Zo_v1.1, whole genome shotgun sequence, the proteins below share one genomic window:
- the LOC121985675 gene encoding tRNA-dihydrouridine(20) synthase [NAD(P)+]-like — MDYHNKLVLAPMVRVGTLPFRLLAAEYGADITYGEEIIDHRLVKCERRLNEILGTIDFVVKGTKEVVFRTCCAEKNRVVFQMGTADAIRALSAAQIVCKDVAALDINMGCPKSFSLSGGMGAALLSKPELIHDILTTLRRNLDTTITCKIRLLDSSQETVELARRIEKTGVSALAVHGRKVKDRPRDPAKWNEIADIVASLSIPVIANGDAFEYEDFERMKDATGASSVMIARGALWNASIFSAKGKLPWDAVKKEYVRKCILWDNDIKSTKYTVKEMIIHHSCLELAEGKAVNKSDTYKDLAKLYGEEDYYHFITMNRP, encoded by the exons ATGGATTACCATAACAAGCTGGTTCTTGCCCCCATGGTCCGAGTG GGCACTCTACCATTTAGGTTACTTGCTGCTGAATATGGTGCTGATATAACTTATGGGGAGGAGATAATAGATCACAGATTAGTCAAATGCGAACGACGCCTAAATG AGATACTTGGTACTATTGATTTTGTTGTGAAAGGAACTAAAGAGGTTGTATTTAGAACGTGCTGTGCTGAAAAGAACAGGGTTGTATTTCAGATGGGAACCGCTGATGCTATCAGGGCTCTCTCTGCTGCTCAAATAGT GTGCAAAGATGTAGCAGCGTTAGATATTAATATGGGCTGCCCTAAGTCTTTCTCCCTCAGTGGAGGAATGGGTGCTGCACTGCTCTCTAAACCAGAACTTATTCATGAT ATTTTGACCACCTTAAGAAGGAACTTGGATACAACCATAACTTGTAAGATTCGCCTTCTTGACTCTTCTCAAGAAACTGTAGAATTGGCACGACGGATTGAAAAGACTGGCGTATCAGCTCTAGCTGTCCATGGAAG AAAAGTCAAAGATAGACCAAGGGATCCTGCAAAGTGGAATGAGATTGCAGACATAGTAGCATCATTATCTATTCCTGTTATAGCTAATGGTGATGCTTTCGAGTATGAAGATTTTGAACGAATGAAAGATGCTACAG GAGCCTCATCTGTTATGATTGCTAGAGGGGCACTTTGGAATGCTTCAATCTTCTCTGCTAAAGGAAAATTGCCATGGGACGCGGTGAAGAAAGAGTATGTGAGAAAG TGCATTTTGTGGGACAATGACATCAAAAGTACAAAGTATACTGTGAAAGAAATGATAATACACCATTCTTGCCTAGAACTCGCTGAAGGAAAGGCTGTGAACAAATCTGACACTTACAAGGACTTGGC GAAACTCTATGGTGAAGAAGATTACTATCATTTCATTACAATGAATAGGCCGTGA